From Triticum aestivum cultivar Chinese Spring unplaced genomic scaffold, IWGSC CS RefSeq v2.1 scaffold182457, whole genome shotgun sequence, the proteins below share one genomic window:
- the LOC123172380 gene encoding uncharacterized protein, with protein MVGLLNRSRGLAEGVAVMICPVLLALALNIVDLNDEVYGHGVPIALIAMAGFTLITGICPFMVCCFLQGCPRSSVILAITSSACLVMLACFIAHFIIFKSIFITLGVICGIFLMLRTVCYYYYYLYDRPNGNVPEHTAIMQSVLDESHEFLTGITGILFLGFQGLTLDGDVRTISRMGGEPMGYISFIFITLGVGSMLLTMTPPKSFGERKVVRLTLLLDCFMAGGIFMLLLVTMRKHTQLEMVALLVFVPPIISFSSLLFLVLFPVDGQHDEDPKPASLELTKVTFTGFLAVSITTISNTSPNKFTAFFLLLSSMVIGFGLSWRLLSQNNTKSGLTNIDVSPVHVASAAKIASILTHFCIVITTILFVAMASTASGK; from the coding sequence GTTGGACTATTGAACCGTTCCCGTGGCTTGGCGGAAGGTGTGGCGGTTATGATATGCCCAGTGCTTCTCGCACTTGCTCTAAACATAGTTGACCTCAATGATGAAGTCTACGGACATGGAGTCCccattgccttgattgccatggcAGGCTTTACTTTGATCACCGGCATTTGCCCCTTCATGGTGTGCTGCTTCTTACAAGGGTGCCCCAGAAGTAGCGTGATTCTGGCAATCACTTCGTCTGCTTGTCTCGTCATGCTCGCCTGTTTCATTGCACACTTCATTATCTTCAAATCCATTTTTATCACCCTTGGAGTCATCTGTGGAATTTTCCTCATGCTGCGAACCgtctgctactactactactacttgtatGATAGACCAAATGGCAATGTTCCAGAACACACGGCCATAATGCAAAGCGTACTGGATGAATCACATGAGTTCTTGACCGGCATCACTGGAATTCTTTTTCTGGGGTTCCAAGGTTTGACTCTTGATGGTGACGTTCGGACAATAAGTCGCATGGGCGGGGAACCAATGGGTTAcatcagcttcatcttcatcaCTCTAGGTGTGGGATCAATGCTCCTCACGATGACCCCACCTAAAAGTTTTGGAGAGAGAAAAGTTGTGCGTCTGACTCTCCTCCTTGATTGCTTCATGGCGGGTGGTATCTTCATGCTATTGTTGGTTACCATGCGTAAGCACACCCAGCTTGAGATGGTTGCCCTGTTGGTCTTTGTGCCTCCGATTATAAGCTTCAGTTCACTTCTGTTCCTAGTCTTGTTCCCGGTGGATGGACAACATGATGAAGACCCCAAGCCAGCGTCACTGGAACTGACAAAGGTTACATTCACCGGATTCTTGGCCGTGTCGATAACAACCATCAGCAACACTTCGCCGAACAAATTCACCGCATTCTTCTTACTATTATCCTCCATGGTTATTGGGTTTGGACTCTCATGGAGGCTCCTTTCACAGAACAACACAAAGAGTGGTCTCACTAATATTGATGTTTCACCTGTTCATGTTGCTtctgccgccaagattgcttccattTTGACCCACTTTTGTATTGTAATCACCACTATTCTATTTGTCGCAATGGCTAGTACTGCCAGCGGTAAATGA